Within Planifilum fimeticola, the genomic segment CCGCCAGGGTGATCACGTCGGCCCCGGCCTCCTTCAGCCGAGTGGCGCCGTGAAGAAAGCGGGCGATATCCAGATCCCGGGGAGGATCGTACTCGACGATCACCGTCCGTTCGGCCTCCACCTTTTCGGTGATGGCCGGTTCCTTCCGGGGCGGCTGTACCGCGAGGGGGACGGAATCCCTTTCAAGGGAAGCGCCCTCCGGATTGATCCGCGGCAGGGGGGAAAGCCCTCTCAAAGCTTCCGCCATCGCCCGGATGTGCTGCGGCGTGGTCCCGCAACAGCCGCCGATCAGGCGGACGCCCTGCTCCCGGAGCCTCAGGGCGCTTTCCCGGAAATACTCCGGCGACGACTTGTACCGGTATTCGCCGTCGGTGATCCCCAGCCGGCCGGCGTTGGGAAAGGCGGACAAGTACACGTCCTCCGGCACCGCCGCCTGCTCCAGGGAGCGAAGGCATTCCGCCGGTCCCAGCCGGCAATTGAGCCCCACCCCGTCGACGCCGGCTTCCTGCAGCCGGCGAAAGGCCTCCGTCAGCGGGTAGCCGTCCCGGGTCCTTCCCACCTCGAGCAGGGCCAGTTGGGCGATGAGCGGAACCTCCGTCAGGGGGCGAATCACCTCCACCGCCAGCAGCAGCTCCTCCAGGTCCAAAAAGGTTTCCAGCAGAATGGCATCCGCACCGGCATGGAGCAGGGCCGTCGCTTGCTCTTCATACATGTCCCGGTATTCATCCCTGTCGTAGCGGGGCACCCGCCCCGCCAGGACCGAACCGATCGCTCCGGCCACGAAGGCTTCATTTCCCGCCGCCTCCCGGGCCAGACGGACGGCGGCGCGGTTGATCCGGGTCACCTTGCCTTCCAGTCCGTAACGGGTCAGCCGCTCCCGGTTGGCGCCGTAGGTGTTGGTCTCCAGGAGCCGGGCTCCCGCCTCGAAGTATGCCCGGTGCACTTCCAGGATCAGGTCCGGACGGGTGAGACACAGCTCTTCATAGCAGAGCCCGACCGGCACCCCCTGCTGGTACAAATAGGTGGCCATCGCCCCGTCCCCGACAATCAGGTTCTCTCGCAGGTGCTCCTTCAAACATCGCTTTTCCCCCACCGGTCTCCCCCCTTGGTTCTCGTTTTTCTAAAGAGGCGGCCGCAGGGGCACGCCGCAACCGTTCGCCCGCAAGCGGGGGCGGTCGCGGAACGCCCCCGGCCGGTTTCGAAAAGCCGGTCCCTCCATCACAGCACATTGAAATAGCGGGCCTCCGGATGCGAAAAAACCATCGCCGACACCGACGCCTCTGGTTCCATCATGAACCCTTCCGTCAACCGGACGCCGATCGCCTCCGGCTCCATCAGCCGGAACAACTTCGCCTGATCCTCCAAATCGGGACAGGCGGGATAGCCGAAGGAGACCCGGATTCCCTGATACCGGGCGGCGAACCGCTGTTTCATCGTCATCTCCGGCGGATCCGGAAAGCCCCACCGCTCCCGCATGATCTGGTGGAGCCGTTCGGCGAAGGCTTCCGCCAATTCCAAGGCCGCCGCCTGAAGCAGGTGGGACCGGAAGTAATCGCCGCGCTCCTTCCACCGTTCGGCCCGCTCCCGGATCCCCTCCCCCGCCGTCACCACCAGGAAGCCCACCGCATCCATCACCCCGGACCCGGCCGGGCGGAGAAAGTCGGACAGGCAGAGATACGGATCCTTTTTCTGCCGCGGGAACGAGAACCGCTCCAGCACCCGCCGCGGATCCCGGGGATCATAGATGAGGATGTCGTTCCCGTCCCCCTGGGCGGGAAAAAAGCGGTACATGCCCTGCGGCCGGATCCAGCCCTTTTCCTCCGCCTCCGCGAAGAAGGCGTCCACCTCCTCCTTCAGCCGGAGGGCTTTTCCGTCCCCCCGGGCGAGGAGCTCTTCCACATTGCCTCGAAGTCCCAGGTGCTTGCCCAGGAGCATCTGTTCGTTCACATAGGGACGGAGGTGGTCGACGGGAACCTCCCGCAAGATGTGCCGTTCGAAATCCGGCGGCTCGAACACCGGAGCGTCCCGCCGGACGGAAGAATGCCTTTCCGCGGTGAGAACGGCCGGACCGCCGTCGTTTCCTCCGGCGGCGCGCCTGGAGGTTCGCTCCCGTCTCCTCCGGAGTTCGCCTTCCACCTTCCGCCGCTCATCGCCGTCCATCAGCCGGTTGGCCAGCTCCAACCCCTGCATCGCGTCCTTGGCGTAGAGGACGATCCCGGAATACTCCGGGGCGATTTTCGTCTCCGTGAACTTGCGGGTGAGGGCGGCTCCGCCCACCAGGATGGGCACCTCGATGCCCGCCGCCTTCAAATCCTGGGCCGTCACCACCATCTGCTGGGCCGACTTGACCAGGAGACCGGAGAGGCCGATGGCATCCGGCTCCTCCCGACGGCAGGCTTCGATCAACTGCTCGGGGGTCACCTTGATCCCGAGGTTGATCACCTCGTAACCATTGTTGGACAAGATGATGTCCACCAGATTTTTCCCGATGTCGTGGACATCCCCCTTCACCGTGGCCAGGAGGATTTTTCCCTTCATATGGGTGTCCGCCTTTTCCATGTGGGGCTCGAGGAAGGAAACGGCCGCCTTCATCACCTCGGCGCTCTGCAGCACCTCGGCGACGATCAATTGGTTGTCGTTGAAGAGGCGACCCACCTCGTCCATTCCCTTCATCAGAGGGCCGTTGATGATGTCCAGGGGATCGTACCGGCCAAGGGCCTCCTTCAGATCATCGAACAACCCGTCCTTGGATCCCTCCACCACGCAGCGGGCCAACCGCTCCTCCAGGGGGAGGCGGACCGCCGGCTCCGCCTTCTCCTCCTCCTTCTTCTGTCGGTAGAATTGGGTGAATTCGCCTAAAACCGCCTCGTAGTTTTCCCGGGTTGTTTCGAAAAGGAGCCTCTCGGCGAGCCGAACTTCCTCCGGGGGAATCGACGCGTAGCGCTCCAGCCTCTCCGTGTTGACGATGGCGTAGTCCAGGCCCGCCTTCGTGGCGTGGTAGAGAAAGACGGCGTTCAGCACCTCCCGGCCGGCGGAGGGCAGGCCGAAGGAAACGTTGGAGATGCCCAGGACCGTGGCGGAGCGGGGGAAGGCCTCTTTGATCAGCCGGATGCCCTCCACCGTCTCCCGCGCGGAGCCGATATAGGCTTCGTCCCCGGTTCCTACCGGGAACACCAGGGGATCGAAGATGATGTCCTCGGGCGCCACCCCGTATTTCTCCGTCAACAATTCGTAAGAACGGCGGGCCACCGCCAGTTTCCGATCCCGATCGACGGCCATCCCCTCCTCGTCGATCGTCCCCACGACCACCGCCGCTCCATAAAGGCGGAGCAAGGGAACCACCGCGGCGAAGCGCTCTTCCCCTTCTTCCAAATTGATCGAATTGATGATCGCTTTTCCCTGGGAATGGGTGAGGGCCCGTTCGACCACCGCCGGATCGGTGGAATCGATCATCAGGGGAACTTTCACCTTCTTCACCGCATGTTCGAGAAACCGCTCCATGTCCTCCAGCTCATCCCGGTCCGGATCGGCCAGGCAGACGTCGATGATCTGGGCGCCGCCCTTCACCTGCCGGCGGGCGATCTCCGCCGCCTCCTCATACCGGCCGTCGGCGATCAGTTCCCGGAATTTGCGCGAACCGATCACGTTGGTCCGCTCGCCGACGAGGAGGGGGCGGTTGTCCTCTTCCAGGAAGACCGCCTCCACCCCCGAAACCGCCGGCGGATGGGACGAAATCGGCCGTCTGGGCCTCTTCCCCCGCAGGGCTTCCGCCAGGGCGCGGGTGTGCTCCGGCGTCGTCCCGCAGCAACCCCCGGCAATGTTGAGCCAGCCCGCGTCGGCAAAGGCGGCCAGTTTCGACGCAAGCGCCCGGGGCGTCTCGTGGTACCGCCCCTCTTCGTCCGGCAATCCCGCGTTGGGATAACAGCTGACCGCGCACCGGGCCAGCCCGGACAGGGTCCGGAGATGATCCCGCATGAATTCCGGTCCGGTGGCGCAGTTGAGGCCGACGGCCACCGGCTTCAGGTGCTCCACCGAGAGATAGAAGGCTTCGATGTTTTGACCGGCCAGCATCGTCCCCATCGGTTCGATCGTCCCGGAGATGATGAGGGGCACCTCCCGCCCCAGTTCCTCAAAGGCACGGCGAATTCCAATGCCCCCCGCCTTCACGTTGAGGGTATCCTGGGCGGTCTCCAAAAGCAGCGCGTCCACGCCTCCCAGAAGCAGTCCCCGGGCCTGCTCCCGGTAAGCGTCGACCAAC encodes:
- a CDS encoding bifunctional homocysteine S-methyltransferase/methylenetetrahydrofolate reductase; its protein translation is MGEKRCLKEHLRENLIVGDGAMATYLYQQGVPVGLCYEELCLTRPDLILEVHRAYFEAGARLLETNTYGANRERLTRYGLEGKVTRINRAAVRLAREAAGNEAFVAGAIGSVLAGRVPRYDRDEYRDMYEEQATALLHAGADAILLETFLDLEELLLAVEVIRPLTEVPLIAQLALLEVGRTRDGYPLTEAFRRLQEAGVDGVGLNCRLGPAECLRSLEQAAVPEDVYLSAFPNAGRLGITDGEYRYKSSPEYFRESALRLREQGVRLIGGCCGTTPQHIRAMAEALRGLSPLPRINPEGASLERDSVPLAVQPPRKEPAITEKVEAERTVIVEYDPPRDLDIARFLHGATRLKEAGADVITLADNSMATARMSNMALGAILKSRGIEPLVHVTCRDRNLIGQQSHLMGLWALGIDQVLVVTGDPTRIGDLPGSSSVYDVSSFDLIRMVKQLNEGISFSGKPLKQRARFVVGAAFNPHVHNLEAAVRRLEKKVEAGADFVMTQPVYDPETIGRIHEATRHVGIPVFIGIMPLTGFRNALFLHNEVPGIKIAPEVMERMRRCRGKEESRREGVAIARELVDAALEHFRGIYLITPFFHWRMTAELTRHIRERDRRHAVVGE
- the metH gene encoding methionine synthase, which translates into the protein MEKHPLVRRMEEKILILDGAMGTMLQQAGLSAEDFGGEALEGCNEMLNLTRPDLIRRIHEDYLAAGADLIETNTFGATRIVLEEYGLGDRAEEINRRAAELAVNAARRWSTPEQPRFVLGAMGPTTKTLSLTGGVTFDGLVDAYREQARGLLLGGVDALLLETAQDTLNVKAGGIGIRRAFEELGREVPLIISGTIEPMGTMLAGQNIEAFYLSVEHLKPVAVGLNCATGPEFMRDHLRTLSGLARCAVSCYPNAGLPDEEGRYHETPRALASKLAAFADAGWLNIAGGCCGTTPEHTRALAEALRGKRPRRPISSHPPAVSGVEAVFLEEDNRPLLVGERTNVIGSRKFRELIADGRYEEAAEIARRQVKGGAQIIDVCLADPDRDELEDMERFLEHAVKKVKVPLMIDSTDPAVVERALTHSQGKAIINSINLEEGEERFAAVVPLLRLYGAAVVVGTIDEEGMAVDRDRKLAVARRSYELLTEKYGVAPEDIIFDPLVFPVGTGDEAYIGSARETVEGIRLIKEAFPRSATVLGISNVSFGLPSAGREVLNAVFLYHATKAGLDYAIVNTERLERYASIPPEEVRLAERLLFETTRENYEAVLGEFTQFYRQKKEEEKAEPAVRLPLEERLARCVVEGSKDGLFDDLKEALGRYDPLDIINGPLMKGMDEVGRLFNDNQLIVAEVLQSAEVMKAAVSFLEPHMEKADTHMKGKILLATVKGDVHDIGKNLVDIILSNNGYEVINLGIKVTPEQLIEACRREEPDAIGLSGLLVKSAQQMVVTAQDLKAAGIEVPILVGGAALTRKFTETKIAPEYSGIVLYAKDAMQGLELANRLMDGDERRKVEGELRRRRERTSRRAAGGNDGGPAVLTAERHSSVRRDAPVFEPPDFERHILREVPVDHLRPYVNEQMLLGKHLGLRGNVEELLARGDGKALRLKEEVDAFFAEAEEKGWIRPQGMYRFFPAQGDGNDILIYDPRDPRRVLERFSFPRQKKDPYLCLSDFLRPAGSGVMDAVGFLVVTAGEGIRERAERWKERGDYFRSHLLQAAALELAEAFAERLHQIMRERWGFPDPPEMTMKQRFAARYQGIRVSFGYPACPDLEDQAKLFRLMEPEAIGVRLTEGFMMEPEASVSAMVFSHPEARYFNVL